One window from the genome of Thermus sediminis encodes:
- a CDS encoding response regulator transcription factor translates to MIRIVLADDHALFRQGLRSLLEAEGDFRVVGEAKDGWEALRHVLEAKPDVILMDIQMPGLDGVQATQAILQEWPQAKVIILTMYRQDAYVFEAVKAGARGYLLKDTDAKELIEAIRQVYAGEVLLDAELAGRIIRDFRAKREASAPLHAELSEREIQILKLVAQGYTNLEIAAELQLSEKTVRNRLSEIFQKLHLNNRTQAALYAIREGLAQPEPEE, encoded by the coding sequence GTGATTCGCATCGTGTTAGCGGACGACCACGCCCTCTTCCGGCAGGGGCTGAGGAGCCTCTTAGAGGCCGAGGGGGACTTCCGGGTGGTGGGGGAGGCCAAGGACGGCTGGGAGGCCTTAAGGCACGTCCTCGAGGCCAAGCCCGACGTGATCCTCATGGACATCCAGATGCCGGGCCTGGACGGGGTGCAGGCCACCCAGGCCATCCTCCAGGAGTGGCCCCAGGCCAAGGTCATCATCTTGACCATGTACCGCCAGGATGCCTACGTCTTTGAGGCGGTGAAGGCGGGGGCCAGGGGGTACCTCCTGAAGGACACGGACGCCAAGGAGCTCATTGAGGCCATCCGCCAGGTCTACGCCGGGGAGGTCCTCCTGGACGCGGAGCTCGCCGGGCGCATCATCCGGGACTTCCGGGCCAAGAGGGAGGCCAGCGCCCCCCTGCACGCGGAGCTCTCCGAGCGGGAGATCCAGATCCTCAAGCTGGTGGCCCAGGGGTACACCAACCTGGAGATCGCCGCCGAGCTCCAGCTTTCGGAGAAGACGGTGCGCAACCGCCTTTCCGAGATCTTCCAGAAGCTCCACCTGAACAACCGCACCCAGGCCGCCCTCTACGCCATCCGGGAGGGCCTGGCCCAGCCTGAGCCGGAAGAGTAG
- a CDS encoding ABC transporter ATP-binding protein codes for MTERSAPLARLLPYLAPYRKPYLLGVGAGLLSISFFVLSPYFLRLAVDAIGEGGDYGRYALFLLLSGGASALLSYYMRRLSVAASRRVEYDLRKDLFRHLLRLDRGFYQGTRVGDLMNRLNTDLSAVRDMVGPGVMMGSRLSVLVLLAFLSMYAVNASLAFYLTLILPTIALAMFYLLRLIDCRYREAQEAFDRISTLAQEAFSGIRVVKGYALEGRMLARFQDLNRAYVARSLALARVEGPMQALLGFLMGFAFLTVLWVGGGMVVRGELTLGQLVQFNAYLAQLTWPILGLGWVMAMYQRGLTSLRRLLELLDEEPRIRDEAPLPLSVADLSGEVRLLGVGLRLGERWVLKDITLTVPEGMTLGITGRTGSGKSLLAALVPRLLDPTEGEVWVGGYPAKRIPLRVLRQAVGVAPQEPFLFSETLLENIAFGLEEPHRERVEWAARLAGIHEEILSFPQGYGTVLGERGITLSGGQRQRVALARALAKGPKVLILDDALSAVDAETEARILQGLKGVLGRQTTFLISHRTATLRHADWIIVLDGGRIAEEGTHESLLEAGGLYAELDRLQRMEVEE; via the coding sequence ATGACCGAGCGGTCAGCCCCCCTGGCCCGCCTCCTCCCCTACCTGGCCCCCTACCGAAAGCCCTACCTCCTGGGGGTGGGGGCTGGGCTCCTTTCCATCTCCTTCTTCGTCCTAAGCCCCTACTTCCTGCGGCTGGCGGTGGACGCCATAGGCGAGGGGGGGGACTATGGGCGCTACGCCCTCTTCCTCCTCCTCTCCGGCGGGGCTTCCGCCCTTCTCTCCTACTACATGCGCCGGCTTTCGGTCGCGGCCAGCCGCCGGGTGGAGTACGACCTCAGGAAGGACCTCTTCCGCCACCTCCTCCGCCTGGACCGGGGCTTCTACCAGGGGACCCGGGTGGGGGACCTGATGAACCGCCTCAACACCGACCTCTCCGCGGTGCGGGACATGGTGGGCCCCGGGGTCATGATGGGAAGCCGCCTCTCCGTGCTGGTCCTCCTGGCCTTCCTCTCCATGTACGCGGTGAACGCCTCGCTGGCCTTCTACCTCACCCTGATCCTCCCCACCATCGCCCTCGCCATGTTCTACCTGCTGCGGCTCATCGACTGCCGCTACCGCGAGGCCCAGGAGGCCTTTGACCGGATCAGCACCCTGGCCCAGGAGGCCTTCAGCGGCATCCGGGTGGTGAAGGGGTACGCCCTCGAGGGCCGGATGCTCGCCCGCTTCCAGGACCTCAACCGGGCCTACGTGGCGAGGAGCCTGGCCCTGGCCCGGGTGGAGGGGCCCATGCAGGCCCTCCTGGGCTTTCTCATGGGCTTCGCCTTCCTCACCGTCCTTTGGGTGGGGGGCGGGATGGTGGTGCGGGGGGAGCTCACCCTGGGCCAGCTGGTCCAGTTCAACGCCTACCTGGCCCAGCTCACCTGGCCCATCCTGGGCCTGGGCTGGGTGATGGCCATGTACCAGCGGGGCCTCACCAGCCTAAGGCGCCTCCTGGAGCTTTTGGACGAGGAGCCCAGGATCAGGGACGAGGCCCCCCTGCCCCTTTCGGTGGCGGACCTCTCGGGGGAGGTGCGCCTCCTGGGGGTGGGCTTGAGGCTCGGGGAGCGGTGGGTCCTGAAGGACATCACCCTCACCGTCCCCGAGGGGATGACCCTGGGGATCACCGGGCGCACGGGCTCGGGGAAGAGCCTCCTCGCCGCCCTAGTCCCCAGGCTCCTGGACCCCACGGAGGGGGAGGTCTGGGTGGGGGGGTACCCCGCCAAGAGGATTCCCCTAAGGGTCCTCCGCCAGGCGGTGGGCGTGGCCCCCCAGGAGCCCTTCCTCTTCAGCGAGACCCTCCTGGAGAACATCGCCTTCGGCCTGGAGGAGCCCCATAGGGAAAGGGTGGAGTGGGCGGCCCGGCTTGCCGGGATCCACGAGGAGATCCTCTCCTTCCCCCAGGGCTACGGGACGGTCCTGGGGGAGAGGGGGATCACGCTTTCCGGGGGGCAGCGGCAGCGGGTGGCCCTGGCCCGGGCCCTGGCCAAGGGGCCCAAGGTCCTCATCCTGGACGACGCCCTAAGCGCCGTGGACGCCGAGACCGAGGCCAGGATCCTCCAGGGGCTGAAGGGGGTCTTGGGCCGCCAGACCACCTTCCTCATCTCCCACCGCACGGCCACCCTGCGCCACGCCGACTGGATCATCGTCCTGGACGGGGGGAGGATCGCCGAGGAGGGGACGCATGAGAGCCTCCTCGAGGCCGGGGGCCTCTACGCCGAGCTGGACCGTCTCCAGCGCATGGAGGTGGAGGAGTGA
- the gyrA gene encoding DNA gyrase subunit A → MAQVLPVEITEELKQSFINYAMSVIVDRALPDVRDGLKPVQRRILFAAYQEGVLPNRKHVKSAKVVGEVMGKYHPHGDAAIYEALARLAQPWNLRYPLVDGQGNFGSIDGDPPAAQRYTEARLSPLGAEMLLDMDKETVDFRPNYDGSLKEPEVLPAAIPNLLVNGASGIAVGMATSLPPHNLSEVVDALVAMIDNPGITLEEVLRHLPGPDFPTGGKLSKRGIREAYATGRGSLKLRAKVRVEEKGSRPMLVVTEIPYQVNKAGLIAQIAALVKAKKIEDIVALRDESDRQGLRIAIELKRGTNPQVVLNQLYKHTALQTSFTVNLLAIVDGEPKVLPLLALMRHYLDHRKEVLRRRSLFDLKKAEERAHVLEGLLLALDHIDEVIALIRASEDAPAARRGLMERFGLSEAQAQAILDMRLQRLVALEREKLQEEYRELMEEIARLRAILEDEGRLWGEVKRELLRVKERYGDERRTLLTEFEESFSPEDLIEDEPMVITLTAQGFLKRLPLEAYRAQGRGGKGLLAGKTKEEDEAIGVFVADAHDDLLLFTQRGRVYRLKVYDLPEMGRQARGVHVKTLLPLSEEEEVAALLPVRGLEGEGYLVFATERGLVKRTALKEYANLGTGGLIAIRLQEGDRLVGVALSAPEEEAILATQEGQAIRFPLEEVRATGRDTQGVVGIRFKRPQDRVVSLVTVSPGELVDLLSVSTRGYGKRTPLQEYPLQGRGGMGVITYAPSVKVGRLAALLKVRGEEDLLVLSKRGLALRTPVSEIRQASRATAGVRIMNLPEEDEIASAFVVEEEK, encoded by the coding sequence ATGGCCCAGGTCTTACCTGTAGAAATCACCGAGGAACTCAAGCAGAGCTTCATCAACTACGCCATGTCCGTGATCGTGGACCGGGCCCTCCCCGATGTCCGGGACGGGCTCAAGCCGGTCCAGAGGCGCATCCTCTTCGCCGCCTACCAGGAGGGGGTCCTCCCCAACCGCAAGCACGTGAAGAGCGCCAAGGTCGTGGGCGAGGTCATGGGCAAGTACCACCCCCACGGGGACGCCGCCATCTACGAGGCCCTGGCCCGCCTGGCCCAGCCCTGGAACCTCCGCTACCCCCTCGTGGACGGCCAGGGGAACTTCGGCTCCATCGACGGGGACCCCCCGGCCGCCCAGCGCTACACCGAGGCCAGGCTCTCCCCCCTAGGGGCGGAGATGCTCTTGGACATGGACAAGGAGACGGTGGACTTCCGCCCCAACTACGATGGCTCCCTTAAGGAGCCCGAGGTCCTGCCCGCCGCCATCCCCAACCTCCTGGTAAACGGCGCCAGCGGCATCGCCGTGGGCATGGCCACGAGCCTCCCCCCCCACAACCTCTCCGAGGTGGTGGACGCCCTGGTGGCCATGATCGACAACCCGGGGATCACCCTCGAGGAGGTCCTGCGCCACCTCCCCGGCCCCGACTTCCCCACCGGGGGGAAGCTCTCCAAAAGGGGCATCCGGGAGGCCTACGCCACGGGCCGGGGGAGCCTGAAGCTCAGGGCCAAGGTGCGGGTGGAGGAGAAGGGCTCTAGGCCCATGCTGGTGGTCACCGAGATCCCCTACCAGGTGAACAAGGCGGGCCTCATCGCCCAGATCGCCGCCCTGGTCAAGGCCAAGAAGATCGAGGACATCGTGGCCCTAAGGGACGAGTCCGACCGCCAGGGCCTCCGGATCGCCATAGAGCTCAAGCGGGGGACCAACCCCCAGGTGGTCCTCAACCAGCTCTACAAGCACACCGCCCTCCAGACCTCCTTCACCGTGAACCTCCTGGCCATCGTGGACGGGGAGCCCAAGGTCCTCCCCCTCCTCGCCCTCATGCGCCACTACCTGGACCACCGCAAGGAGGTCCTAAGGCGCCGGAGCCTCTTCGACCTCAAGAAGGCGGAGGAAAGGGCCCACGTTCTGGAGGGCCTCCTCCTCGCCCTGGACCACATCGACGAGGTCATCGCCCTGATCCGGGCCTCCGAGGACGCCCCGGCCGCCAGGCGGGGCCTCATGGAGCGCTTTGGCCTATCCGAGGCCCAGGCCCAGGCCATCCTGGACATGCGCCTCCAGCGCCTGGTGGCCCTGGAAAGGGAGAAGCTCCAGGAGGAGTACCGGGAACTCATGGAGGAGATCGCCCGCCTCAGGGCCATCCTGGAGGACGAAGGGCGGCTATGGGGCGAGGTGAAGCGGGAACTCCTCCGGGTCAAGGAGCGGTACGGGGACGAAAGGCGCACCCTCCTCACCGAGTTTGAGGAGAGCTTCAGCCCCGAGGACCTCATCGAGGACGAGCCCATGGTCATCACCCTCACCGCCCAAGGGTTCCTGAAGCGCCTCCCCCTGGAGGCCTACCGGGCCCAAGGAAGGGGCGGTAAGGGCCTCCTGGCGGGCAAGACCAAGGAGGAGGACGAGGCCATAGGGGTCTTCGTGGCCGACGCCCACGACGATCTCCTCCTCTTCACCCAAAGGGGCCGGGTCTACCGCCTCAAGGTCTACGACCTCCCGGAGATGGGCCGCCAGGCCCGGGGGGTGCACGTGAAGACCCTCCTGCCCCTCTCCGAGGAGGAGGAGGTGGCCGCCCTCCTCCCCGTGCGGGGCCTCGAGGGGGAGGGGTACCTGGTCTTCGCCACGGAAAGGGGCCTCGTCAAGCGCACCGCCCTCAAGGAGTACGCCAACCTGGGCACAGGGGGCCTCATCGCCATCCGGCTCCAGGAGGGGGACCGCCTGGTGGGCGTGGCCCTCTCCGCCCCCGAGGAGGAAGCCATCTTGGCCACGCAGGAGGGCCAGGCCATCCGCTTCCCCCTGGAGGAGGTGCGGGCCACGGGCCGGGACACCCAGGGGGTGGTAGGCATCCGCTTCAAGAGGCCCCAGGACCGGGTGGTCTCCCTGGTGACCGTGAGCCCCGGGGAGCTGGTGGACCTCCTCTCGGTGAGCACCCGGGGCTACGGCAAGCGCACCCCCCTCCAGGAGTACCCCCTCCAGGGCCGGGGCGGGATGGGGGTCATCACCTACGCCCCCTCCGTCAAGGTGGGCCGCCTGGCCGCCCTCCTCAAGGTCCGGGGGGAGGAGGACCTCCTGGTCCTCTCCAAGCGGGGCCTCGCCCTCCGCACCCCGGTTTCTGAGATCCGCCAGGCTTCCCGGGCCACGGCGGGGGTTAGGATCATGAACCTCCCCGAGGAGGACGAGATTGCTAGCGCCTTCGTGGTGGAGGAGGAGAAGTGA
- a CDS encoding M20/M25/M40 family metallo-hydrolase, which translates to MDPIRLLLELAPIAGEEARGAFVAGRLPGARRDGVGNVFAGEGRVLLLAHLDTVLPPVSPRRSGERLYGPGVGDNTSGVAVLLSLPEIPGVVRGFTVGEEGLGNLRGARALVAALEPEVVVAVDGYLPGVVDRALGSVRFRVRLLGPGGHAWGDRGTPNPVFALAEGLAALHSLLLGEKEASLNASGLKGGEAVNAIPQEASALLEVRALEAPHMDRLFAQAQGLLQEVARRHRVELVLEVLGRRPAGNTATEALRRAAEEALRSIGEKPQFQAGSTDAGAAVERGIPALALGVYRGGGAHTEEEWVLPQSLVEGRRALLALLKALGVG; encoded by the coding sequence GTGGACCCCATCCGCCTGCTCCTGGAGCTCGCCCCCATCGCGGGGGAGGAGGCCCGGGGGGCCTTCGTGGCCGGGCGCCTCCCCGGGGCCCGGAGGGACGGGGTGGGCAACGTCTTCGCCGGGGAGGGGAGGGTCCTCCTCCTGGCCCACCTGGACACCGTCTTGCCACCCGTTTCCCCTAGGCGGTCCGGGGAGCGGCTCTACGGCCCCGGGGTGGGGGACAACACCAGCGGGGTGGCCGTCCTCCTCTCCCTGCCGGAGATCCCCGGGGTGGTGCGGGGCTTCACCGTGGGGGAGGAGGGCCTGGGGAACCTGAGGGGGGCGAGGGCCCTGGTGGCGGCCCTGGAACCCGAGGTGGTGGTGGCCGTGGACGGGTACCTCCCCGGGGTGGTGGACCGGGCCCTGGGCTCGGTGCGCTTTCGGGTGCGCCTCCTGGGCCCTGGGGGGCACGCCTGGGGGGACAGGGGGACGCCGAACCCCGTCTTCGCCCTGGCCGAGGGGCTTGCCGCCCTCCACTCCCTCCTCCTGGGGGAAAAGGAGGCGAGCCTAAACGCCAGCGGCCTAAAAGGGGGCGAGGCGGTGAACGCCATCCCCCAGGAGGCCTCGGCCCTCCTGGAGGTCCGGGCCCTAGAGGCCCCCCACATGGACCGCCTCTTTGCCCAGGCTCAGGGCCTCCTCCAGGAGGTGGCCAGGCGGCACCGGGTGGAGCTTGTCCTGGAGGTCCTGGGCAGGAGGCCCGCCGGGAACACGGCCACGGAGGCCTTGAGGCGTGCGGCCGAGGAGGCCCTCAGGAGCATCGGGGAGAAGCCCCAGTTCCAGGCGGGCTCCACGGACGCCGGCGCCGCGGTGGAGCGGGGGATCCCCGCCCTGGCCCTGGGGGTCTACCGGGGGGGTGGGGCCCACACCGAGGAGGAGTGGGTCCTGCCGCAAAGCCTCGTGGAGGGGAGGAGGGCCCTCCTGGCCCTCCTCAAGGCCCTTGGCGTAGGATAG
- a CDS encoding cupin domain-containing protein — MEIHRLRKTEGGASGWFSGQVYLEVLVPARPEGESLFLVRFAPRGRTAWHTHPQGQVLYVAEGVGLAQSRGARAQLLLPGDMVVFAPGEEHWHGALPDRFMAHLALQKADGEGKTAYWGEEVAEEAYLEAAREALEATPLL, encoded by the coding sequence ATGGAGATCCATCGCCTGAGGAAAACCGAAGGGGGCGCCTCAGGCTGGTTCTCGGGGCAAGTGTACCTGGAGGTGCTGGTGCCAGCGAGGCCCGAGGGGGAAAGCCTCTTCCTGGTGCGCTTCGCCCCCAGGGGCCGCACGGCCTGGCACACCCACCCCCAGGGCCAGGTGCTCTACGTGGCGGAAGGGGTGGGTCTGGCGCAAAGCCGGGGGGCGAGGGCCCAGCTCCTCCTGCCGGGGGACATGGTGGTCTTCGCCCCCGGGGAGGAGCACTGGCACGGGGCCCTTCCGGACCGCTTCATGGCCCACCTGGCCCTGCAGAAGGCCGACGGGGAGGGCAAGACCGCCTACTGGGGGGAAGAGGTGGCGGAGGAGGCCTACCTGGAGGCGGCCCGGGAGGCCCTCGAGGCCACCCCACTTCTTTAG
- a CDS encoding class I SAM-dependent RNA methyltransferase — translation MRVLVEKLVPGGYGLARTAEGAVLVKGGLPGEEVEGRPVRRRGTLFLEDAAVLKPRPDRYPHPLPPSADLPLRYEAQLPLKEALVAEALERLAKLPFPLSPIRPSPRALGYRTAAQYARHPLGGLAYRLPESQRLVRVEEDPLLAEPLAWALGVLKAWPLPVEEVALRGSFLEGRVLLGLIGGSPEALKRPAKALVQEGFAGVVWAEPSPRGRFRGRVRPLHGEAALLEAFGPLTATVSVAGFAQVNPLAAGLLLDEARDLAQGGGRALELYAGSGLLSLLLAPKFNEVVAIEISKEAVGRGERDRARLGVENVRFHRGDAREAPRFGAFDLVVLDPPRAGLSPEVRAYLLQSRPKAILYIACDPATWARDVGELSKGGYVLAFARPYDFFPFTHHVEVLSLLRLG, via the coding sequence ATGAGGGTTCTCGTGGAGAAGCTCGTCCCCGGGGGGTACGGCCTGGCCCGCACGGCGGAGGGGGCGGTTTTGGTCAAGGGGGGGCTTCCCGGGGAGGAGGTGGAGGGAAGGCCCGTGCGCCGCAGGGGGACCCTCTTCCTAGAGGACGCCGCGGTCCTCAAGCCCCGCCCCGACCGCTACCCCCACCCTTTGCCCCCTTCGGCCGACCTCCCCCTCCGCTACGAGGCCCAGCTTCCCCTAAAGGAGGCCCTGGTGGCCGAGGCCCTGGAGCGCCTCGCCAAGCTCCCTTTCCCCCTGAGCCCCATCCGCCCCTCGCCCAGGGCCCTGGGCTACCGCACCGCCGCCCAGTACGCCCGCCACCCCTTGGGGGGGCTGGCCTACCGCCTTCCGGAAAGCCAAAGGCTCGTCCGGGTGGAGGAGGACCCCCTCCTGGCCGAGCCCTTGGCCTGGGCCCTGGGGGTCCTTAAGGCCTGGCCCCTTCCCGTGGAGGAGGTGGCCTTAAGGGGAAGCTTCCTGGAGGGCAGGGTCCTCCTCGGGCTCATCGGGGGCTCCCCGGAGGCCCTGAAAAGGCCCGCCAAGGCCCTGGTCCAGGAGGGCTTCGCCGGGGTGGTCTGGGCCGAGCCCTCCCCCAGGGGGCGCTTCCGCGGCCGGGTCCGCCCCCTCCACGGGGAGGCCGCCCTCCTCGAGGCCTTCGGCCCCCTCACGGCCACGGTGAGCGTGGCGGGCTTCGCCCAAGTGAACCCCCTGGCGGCGGGCCTCCTCCTGGATGAGGCCCGGGACCTGGCCCAAGGGGGCGGAAGGGCCCTGGAGCTCTATGCGGGCTCGGGCCTCCTCTCCCTCCTCCTCGCCCCCAAGTTCAACGAGGTGGTGGCCATTGAGATCAGCAAGGAGGCGGTGGGGCGGGGGGAACGGGACCGGGCGCGGCTTGGGGTGGAAAACGTCCGCTTCCACCGGGGGGACGCCCGGGAGGCCCCTCGCTTCGGGGCCTTTGACCTGGTGGTCCTGGATCCCCCCAGGGCCGGCCTTTCCCCCGAGGTGCGGGCCTACCTCCTCCAAAGCCGCCCCAAGGCCATCCTCTACATCGCCTGCGACCCCGCCACCTGGGCCCGGGACGTGGGGGAGCTCAGCAAGGGAGGCTACGTTCTGGCCTTCGCCCGGCCCTACGACTTCTTCCCCTTCACCCACCACGTGGAGGTCCTCTCCCTCCTAAGGCTAGGGTAG
- the cutA gene encoding divalent-cation tolerance protein CutA: MEEVVLITAPNEEVAKGLARTLVEERLAACVNLVPGLTSVYRWQGEVVEDKEVLLIAKTTTFAFPRLRERVLALHPYTVPEIIALPIAEGHGAYLAWLRENVG; the protein is encoded by the coding sequence ATGGAGGAGGTGGTCCTGATCACCGCCCCCAACGAGGAGGTGGCCAAAGGCCTCGCCCGGACCCTGGTGGAGGAGCGGCTGGCGGCCTGCGTGAACCTGGTCCCCGGCCTCACCTCGGTCTACCGCTGGCAGGGGGAGGTGGTGGAGGACAAGGAGGTCCTCCTCATCGCCAAGACCACCACCTTCGCCTTCCCGAGGCTTAGGGAAAGGGTGCTCGCCCTCCACCCCTACACCGTGCCCGAGATCATCGCCCTCCCCATCGCCGAGGGGCACGGGGCCTACCTGGCCTGGCTTAGGGAGAACGTGGGATGA
- a CDS encoding nucleotidyltransferase: MTEDMLDFLRALHRARARFLVIGGYALAFLGRPRFTRDLDLWVDAKEAERLLNAIRDFFGGDDLGLTLEDLSTPGVVQLGYAPNRIDLVLLESPSFDEAFARRRTYEVAGVEVSVVHPEDFKALKRAFGRPVDLRDLEELEP; the protein is encoded by the coding sequence ATGACCGAGGACATGCTGGACTTTCTCCGGGCTCTCCACAGGGCGAGAGCCAGGTTTTTGGTGATCGGCGGCTACGCCCTGGCCTTCCTGGGCCGCCCCCGCTTCACCAGGGACCTGGACCTCTGGGTGGACGCCAAGGAGGCGGAAAGGCTCCTAAACGCCATCCGGGACTTCTTTGGTGGGGACGACCTTGGGCTCACCCTAGAGGACCTCTCCACCCCGGGGGTGGTCCAGCTGGGCTACGCCCCCAACCGCATCGACCTAGTTCTCCTGGAATCCCCCTCCTTTGACGAGGCTTTCGCTCGGAGGAGGACCTACGAGGTGGCGGGAGTGGAGGTCTCCGTGGTCCACCCCGAGGACTTCAAGGCCCTGAAGCGGGCCTTCGGCCGGCCCGTGGACCTCCGGGACCTGGAGGAGCTGGAGCCATGA
- the aroQ gene encoding type II 3-dehydroquinate dehydratase, with protein sequence MVLVLNGPNLNLLGKREPELYGRTTLEELEALCETWGAELGLGVVFRQSNYEGQLIDWIQQAHGEGFLAIVLNPGALTHYSYALLDAIRAQPLPVVEVHLTNLHAREPFRKHSVTAPACRGIVSGFGPLSYKLALVYLAEVLEVGG encoded by the coding sequence ATGGTCCTGGTCCTAAACGGCCCCAACCTGAACCTCCTGGGCAAGCGGGAGCCGGAGCTTTACGGCAGGACGACCCTGGAGGAGCTCGAGGCCCTCTGCGAGACCTGGGGGGCGGAGCTTGGGCTTGGCGTGGTCTTCCGCCAGAGCAACTACGAGGGCCAGCTCATAGACTGGATCCAGCAGGCCCACGGGGAGGGCTTCTTGGCCATCGTCCTGAACCCGGGAGCCCTCACCCACTACTCCTACGCCCTTCTGGACGCCATCCGGGCCCAGCCCCTTCCCGTAGTGGAGGTCCACCTCACCAACCTCCACGCCCGAGAACCCTTCCGAAAGCACTCCGTCACCGCCCCCGCCTGCCGGGGAATCGTCTCCGGCTTCGGCCCCCTCTCCTACAAGCTGGCCTTGGTGTACCTGGCCGAGGTCCTGGAGGTGGGAGGTTAG
- a CDS encoding ABC transporter ATP-binding protein, with the protein MSGEDAYAKAFDRVLFARILAYLRPYRSQVALALLFLLLTTLTAAATPLFFKWAIDGALVPTEEKPPAERLSLLLWVSLGFLLVRALNFAATYGQTYLIQWVGQRVLFDLRSALFAKFMRLHPGFYDKNPVGRLMTRTTSDVDAINQFITGGLVGVIADLFTILGLLAFMFVLSPELTLVVLLVVPVLLWVTAWVRNGMRSAYREMRLRLARLNAALQENLSGVETVQLFVREGEREGKFDRLGRDLLQAWLEIVRWFALFFPVVGFLGELAVAGLLFYGGGQVVQGMVTLGLLVAFVDYTRQLFQPLQDLSDKFNLFQGAMASAERIFGVLDAEEELEDPKDPRPIPRFRGEVAFRDVYFAYTPKGVEPKEGDWVLKGVSFRIRPGEKVALVGATGAGKTSVVSLIARFYDPQRGQVLIDGEDVRSYRQEELRRRIGLVLQDPFLFSGTVLDNLRLFDPAVPEERVVEVARFLGVHEAILHLPQGYHTLLGERGAGLSTGEKQLLALVRALLHSPDVLLILDEATASVDSETERRLQEALQKAMEGRTSILIAHRLSTIRQVDRILVFRKGRLLEEGSHEALLEKGGYYATLYRLQYAE; encoded by the coding sequence GTGAGCGGGGAGGACGCCTACGCCAAGGCCTTTGACCGGGTTCTCTTTGCCCGGATCCTGGCTTACCTCAGGCCCTACCGCTCCCAGGTAGCCCTGGCCCTCCTTTTCCTCCTCCTCACCACCCTCACCGCCGCCGCCACCCCCCTCTTCTTCAAGTGGGCCATCGACGGGGCCCTGGTGCCCACGGAGGAGAAGCCCCCCGCCGAGCGGCTTTCCCTCCTCCTTTGGGTCAGCCTGGGCTTCCTCCTGGTGCGGGCCCTCAACTTCGCCGCCACCTACGGGCAGACCTACCTCATCCAGTGGGTGGGCCAGCGGGTCCTCTTTGACCTGAGGAGCGCCCTCTTCGCCAAGTTCATGCGCCTCCACCCGGGCTTCTACGACAAGAACCCCGTGGGCCGCCTCATGACCCGGACCACCTCCGACGTGGACGCCATCAACCAGTTCATCACCGGGGGGCTCGTGGGGGTGATCGCCGACCTCTTCACCATCCTGGGCCTCCTGGCCTTCATGTTCGTCCTGAGCCCCGAGCTCACCCTGGTGGTCCTCCTCGTGGTCCCCGTGCTCCTCTGGGTCACCGCCTGGGTGCGCAACGGCATGCGGTCCGCCTACCGGGAGATGCGCCTCCGCCTGGCCCGGCTGAACGCCGCCCTGCAGGAGAACCTCTCCGGGGTGGAGACGGTCCAGCTCTTCGTCAGGGAGGGGGAGCGGGAGGGCAAGTTTGACCGCCTGGGCCGGGACCTCCTCCAGGCCTGGTTGGAGATCGTGCGCTGGTTTGCCCTCTTCTTCCCCGTGGTGGGCTTCCTGGGGGAGCTGGCCGTGGCGGGCCTCCTCTTCTACGGCGGGGGGCAGGTGGTCCAGGGGATGGTGACCCTAGGCCTCCTCGTGGCCTTCGTGGACTACACCCGCCAGCTCTTCCAGCCCCTCCAGGACCTCTCGGACAAGTTCAACCTCTTCCAGGGGGCCATGGCCAGCGCCGAGCGCATCTTCGGCGTCCTGGATGCCGAGGAGGAGCTCGAGGACCCCAAGGACCCCAGGCCCATCCCCCGCTTCCGGGGGGAGGTAGCCTTCCGGGACGTCTACTTCGCCTACACCCCCAAGGGGGTGGAGCCCAAGGAGGGGGACTGGGTGCTGAAGGGGGTTTCCTTCCGCATCCGCCCCGGGGAGAAGGTGGCCCTGGTGGGGGCCACGGGGGCGGGGAAGACCAGCGTGGTGAGCCTCATCGCCCGCTTCTACGATCCCCAAAGGGGCCAGGTCCTCATAGACGGGGAGGACGTGCGGAGCTACCGCCAGGAGGAGCTGAGGCGCAGGATCGGCCTCGTCCTCCAGGACCCCTTCCTCTTCTCGGGCACGGTCCTGGACAACCTCCGCCTCTTTGACCCCGCCGTCCCCGAGGAGCGGGTGGTGGAGGTGGCCCGGTTCTTGGGGGTGCACGAGGCCATCCTCCACCTGCCCCAGGGCTACCACACCCTCCTGGGGGAGCGGGGGGCGGGGCTTTCCACGGGGGAGAAGCAGCTTCTCGCCCTGGTGCGGGCCCTCCTCCATAGCCCCGATGTCCTCCTCATCCTGGACGAGGCCACGGCCAGCGTGGACTCGGAGACGGAGAGGAGGCTGCAGGAGGCCCTGCAAAAGGCCATGGAGGGGCGGACCTCCATCCTCATCGCCCACCGCCTCTCCACCATCCGCCAGGTGGACCGGATCCTGGTCTTCCGCAAGGGGCGGCTTCTGGAGGAGGGGAGCCACGAGGCCCTCCTGGAGAAGGGGGGGTACTACGCCACCTTGTACCGTTTGCAGTACGCCGAGTAG